A window from Myxococcales bacterium encodes these proteins:
- a CDS encoding Na/Pi symporter has product MLKRPQLLLALACIAVLLYGFFLGLDLMGVGFKLFGKDFAKMLLERTANPLVGLFIGILATSLVQSSSTTTAMTVALVAAGGLTIEGAIPIVMGANIGTSVTNTLVSLGHVSRRVEFQRAFAGATLHDFFNWMAVLILLPLEILTGFLARTSSFLAEALEGAGGTKLFNPLRAIVRPTANYIKELSGESGALVVAIGVAVLIVSMKLLVDLLKLLMTDRAERILHGTIFRSSFAAILAGFALTVLVQSSSITTSLMVPLIGAGIITLKQFFPYTIGANLGTTVTAMLASLSTGSTASIAVAFSHLLFNASGSLIIYLPPPVRAIPLALAQAMGRLGSRNRLLAVLYIVVFFYGLPLLLLLLTGTL; this is encoded by the coding sequence ATGCTCAAACGACCTCAACTATTGTTAGCGCTCGCCTGCATTGCGGTGCTGCTCTACGGGTTCTTCCTCGGCCTCGACCTGATGGGCGTTGGCTTCAAGCTCTTCGGTAAAGACTTTGCGAAGATGCTTTTGGAACGGACCGCCAATCCTTTGGTAGGTCTATTTATCGGAATCCTGGCGACTTCCCTGGTACAGAGTTCCTCTACAACTACTGCAATGACTGTCGCGCTCGTGGCAGCAGGGGGCCTTACGATCGAGGGCGCTATCCCCATCGTCATGGGGGCAAACATCGGAACGTCAGTCACCAACACCTTGGTATCGCTCGGTCACGTGAGTCGAAGGGTGGAGTTCCAGCGGGCCTTCGCGGGTGCCACGCTTCACGACTTCTTCAACTGGATGGCTGTCTTGATTTTGCTTCCACTAGAGATTCTCACTGGTTTTCTGGCGAGAACGTCCAGTTTTCTCGCCGAAGCCCTTGAAGGGGCCGGTGGAACCAAGCTCTTCAATCCCCTGCGCGCAATCGTGCGTCCCACCGCTAACTACATCAAAGAGTTATCGGGTGAATCGGGTGCCCTGGTGGTCGCGATTGGGGTCGCCGTCCTGATCGTCAGCATGAAACTTCTCGTCGATCTTCTGAAGCTGCTTATGACCGATCGTGCGGAGCGGATCCTTCACGGTACCATCTTCCGATCCAGCTTCGCCGCCATCCTCGCTGGTTTCGCATTAACCGTCTTGGTACAGAGCAGCTCCATCACCACGTCTCTCATGGTGCCCCTCATCGGTGCCGGCATCATAACCCTCAAGCAATTCTTCCCGTATACGATTGGGGCCAATCTCGGCACGACTGTGACAGCAATGCTGGCTTCTCTCAGCACTGGCAGCACGGCTTCAATAGCGGTGGCTTTCTCGCATCTTCTATTTAATGCAAGTGGGTCCCTCATTATTTATCTTCCACCGCCTGTGCGCGCAATCCCACTCGCCCTCGCACAGGCCATGGGCAGGCTCGGCAGCAGAAACCGCCTACTGGCAGTGCTTTACATTGTCGTATTCTTCTATGGACTGCCTCTCCTGCTGTTGTTACTGACCGGAACTCTTTAG